Proteins encoded by one window of Frankiales bacterium:
- a CDS encoding ATP-binding cassette domain-containing protein: protein MIRFEDVTVTYDGATAPVLAHVDLHVPEGELVLVVGRTGSGKSTLLRCVNGLVPHFTGGTLQGRVTVAGRDTRLHPPRELADVVGVVPQDPMSGFVTDVVEDELAYGMESIGLAPDVMRRRVEETLDLLGLADLRHRPLRALSGGQRQRVAIGAVLTTHPRVLVLDEPTSALDPGAAEEVLAALQRLVHDLGVTVLLAEHRLERVVQYADRVVVVGGPGVPLQVGRPAEVMATAPVAPPVVELGRLAGWDPLPLSVRDARRAAGPLRERLEPLVDDAARRARAALHVVAGGTALRVRDAVVRHGTVPALRGVSLTADGGEIVAVMGRNGAGKSTLLATLVGLHEPVSGEVTVGGSAPSRLRGRDLLRRVGLVPQEPTDLLVADAVGEECAASDRDAGLAPGTTRRLLDRLAPDVDAATHPRDLSEGQRLALALAVVLAAEPPVLLLDEPTRGLDYAAKQRLVATLREQAEAGRCVVLATHDVELVAEVASRVVVLADGEAVADGPAADVVVGSPMFAPQVSKVLAPQAWLTVAAVEAALVAAS, encoded by the coding sequence GTGATCCGCTTCGAGGACGTCACGGTCACCTACGACGGCGCCACCGCACCGGTGCTCGCGCACGTGGACCTGCACGTGCCGGAGGGCGAGCTCGTCCTCGTCGTCGGGCGCACGGGCAGCGGCAAGTCGACGCTGCTGCGCTGCGTCAACGGGCTGGTGCCGCACTTCACCGGCGGCACGCTCCAGGGCCGGGTCACCGTCGCCGGCCGCGACACCCGGCTCCACCCGCCGCGCGAGCTGGCCGACGTCGTCGGCGTCGTGCCGCAGGACCCGATGTCCGGGTTCGTCACCGACGTCGTGGAGGACGAGCTGGCCTACGGCATGGAGTCGATCGGGCTGGCCCCCGACGTCATGCGCCGCCGGGTGGAGGAGACCCTCGACCTGCTGGGGCTCGCGGACCTGCGGCACCGGCCGCTGCGGGCGCTCTCCGGCGGGCAGCGCCAGCGCGTGGCGATCGGCGCGGTGCTCACGACGCACCCCCGGGTGCTCGTGCTCGACGAGCCCACCTCGGCCCTCGACCCCGGCGCGGCCGAGGAGGTGCTGGCCGCCCTCCAGCGGCTCGTGCACGACCTCGGCGTCACCGTGCTGCTGGCCGAGCACCGCCTCGAGCGCGTGGTGCAGTACGCCGACCGCGTCGTGGTGGTGGGCGGCCCCGGCGTGCCGCTCCAGGTCGGCCGGCCCGCCGAGGTTATGGCCACGGCCCCGGTCGCCCCGCCGGTGGTGGAGCTCGGCCGGCTCGCCGGTTGGGACCCGCTGCCGTTGTCGGTGCGCGACGCGCGCCGCGCCGCCGGCCCGCTGCGCGAGCGGCTCGAGCCCCTCGTGGACGACGCGGCCCGCCGCGCGAGGGCGGCCCTGCACGTCGTCGCCGGTGGGACCGCGCTGCGCGTGCGCGACGCCGTGGTGCGGCACGGGACGGTCCCGGCGCTGCGCGGGGTGTCCCTCACCGCCGACGGCGGGGAGATCGTCGCCGTCATGGGCCGCAACGGCGCCGGCAAGTCGACGCTGCTGGCCACGCTCGTCGGGCTGCACGAGCCCGTCTCCGGCGAGGTGACCGTGGGCGGCTCCGCGCCGTCGCGCCTGCGCGGTCGCGACCTGCTCCGCCGGGTGGGGCTGGTGCCGCAGGAGCCGACCGACCTGCTCGTGGCCGACGCCGTCGGCGAGGAGTGCGCGGCCTCCGACCGCGACGCGGGGCTCGCGCCCGGCACCACGCGCCGGCTGCTGGACCGCCTCGCGCCCGACGTCGACGCCGCCACGCACCCGCGCGACCTGTCCGAGGGGCAGCGCCTCGCGCTCGCGCTCGCCGTGGTGCTGGCCGCCGAGCCGCCCGTGCTGCTGCTCGACGAGCCCACCCGCGGCCTCGACTACGCCGCCAAGCAGCGCCTGGTGGCGACCCTGCGCGAGCAGGCCGAGGCCGGCCGGTGCGTGGTGCTCGCCACCCACGACGTCGAGCTCGTCGCCGAGGTGGCCTCCCGGGTGGTGGTGCTCGCCGACGGCGAGGCCGTCGCCGACGGCCCCGCGGCCGACGTCGTGGTGGGCTCGCCGATGTTCGCGCCCCAGGTGAGCAAGGTGCTCGCGCCGCAGGCGTGGCTGACCGTAGCCGCCGTCGAGGCCGCGCTGGTGGCCGCCTCGTGA